One Campylobacteraceae bacterium DNA window includes the following coding sequences:
- a CDS encoding HAMP domain-containing protein yields the protein MLKNLSIKLKLIAAFSLIALLVLSLSTYNIFALSKSNDGFTKYKELSGHSLEADNIQSNMLMLRMNVKDYLTNPVQEKIDHFDHYYNKTKQAIIKAKKNTKNIKRKKLVKLLEENLNIYKESFYEVVNLMNKRTSIFNDNLEVNANKIEKHLKDALNDASALSDLKPALGVANTIEILLEARLYTSKFLQSSSNEDSVQIRKRLYALQQKIENVEDELDDDDIIDKLEEAIAFAIKYAKGANDIVSIVESRNDVINNKLNVLGPKIGELTQDIKVSIKKEQDKAGLSVQALNADIHSKTLIVSAIVLLLVLICAITIPALISRGLNALNNGIMNLLNSNDVTSRVEVLSKDEISKIALNFNKYLDSIEESLKEDAKVIDDVKRVVSLVKIGQLNHEVKIKSKNENLNDLSLLFNDMMKELSSNISDDINKITTALNKYSKLDFRHRITNAKANVELGLNSLADTINKMLLENKTNGLTINQSSQGLLSNVEKLSVSSNESAASLEETSAALEEITSIIVSNTQNVVKMSDFANKLSHSLSDGKKLALETTSSMEEINEEVIAIKDAISVIDQIAFQTNILSLNAAVEAATAGEAGKGFAVVAQEVRNLASRSAEAASEIKNLVESASIKADAGKRIANKMIVGYEDLNKNTDKTIELINEIKTASTEQQHGIEQINNAVTLLDNQSQQNANVASQTKEIAIKSQEVAKMIINSANEKEFIGKEDLA from the coding sequence TTGTTAAAAAATTTAAGTATTAAATTAAAACTAATTGCTGCATTTTCTCTTATTGCTTTACTTGTATTGTCTTTAAGTACGTATAATATCTTTGCTTTGTCTAAATCCAATGATGGTTTTACAAAATATAAAGAACTCTCAGGGCATAGTTTAGAGGCGGATAATATTCAAAGCAATATGCTAATGTTACGAATGAATGTAAAAGATTATTTAACAAATCCTGTTCAAGAAAAAATTGATCACTTTGATCACTATTATAATAAAACAAAACAAGCCATAATCAAAGCAAAGAAAAATACTAAAAATATCAAGAGAAAAAAACTGGTAAAACTGCTTGAAGAAAATTTAAACATTTATAAAGAAAGTTTTTATGAAGTAGTAAATTTAATGAATAAAAGAACAAGTATTTTTAATGATAATTTAGAAGTCAATGCCAACAAAATAGAAAAACATTTAAAAGATGCTTTGAACGATGCAAGTGCTTTAAGTGATTTAAAACCTGCCCTAGGTGTTGCTAATACAATAGAGATATTATTAGAAGCACGTCTTTATACTTCTAAATTTTTACAATCAAGTTCGAATGAAGACTCTGTTCAAATACGTAAAAGATTGTATGCTTTACAGCAAAAAATTGAAAATGTTGAAGATGAACTGGATGATGATGATATTATTGATAAATTAGAAGAAGCCATTGCTTTTGCTATAAAATATGCAAAAGGAGCCAATGATATTGTAAGTATTGTAGAAAGCAGAAACGATGTTATAAATAATAAATTAAATGTTTTAGGGCCCAAAATTGGAGAATTAACACAAGATATAAAAGTTTCTATTAAAAAAGAGCAAGATAAAGCAGGTTTAAGTGTTCAAGCATTAAATGCTGACATTCATTCCAAAACACTTATTGTATCAGCTATTGTTTTACTCCTGGTACTTATTTGTGCTATTACTATTCCTGCTTTAATATCAAGAGGCTTAAATGCTCTTAATAATGGAATAATGAATTTATTAAATTCTAATGATGTAACATCACGAGTAGAAGTTTTATCCAAAGATGAGATTTCTAAGATTGCACTTAACTTTAATAAATATCTTGACTCTATTGAAGAGAGTTTAAAAGAAGATGCTAAAGTTATTGATGATGTTAAAAGGGTGGTTTCTTTAGTTAAAATTGGGCAGTTAAATCATGAGGTAAAAATCAAGTCTAAAAATGAGAACTTAAATGATTTAAGTCTTTTATTTAACGATATGATGAAAGAGTTAAGTTCTAATATCTCAGATGATATAAATAAAATTACTACTGCGCTTAATAAATATTCTAAACTCGATTTTAGACACAGAATTACTAATGCTAAAGCCAATGTAGAACTGGGCTTAAATTCATTAGCCGATACGATTAATAAAATGTTACTAGAGAATAAAACAAATGGTCTTACTATTAATCAAAGCTCACAAGGTTTATTATCTAATGTTGAAAAACTAAGTGTTTCTTCTAATGAATCAGCTGCTTCTTTAGAAGAAACATCAGCAGCCTTAGAAGAAATCACTTCTATTATTGTAAGCAATACACAAAATGTTGTTAAGATGTCAGATTTTGCTAATAAATTGTCTCACTCTTTAAGTGATGGTAAAAAACTAGCGCTTGAAACAACTTCTTCTATGGAAGAAATTAATGAAGAAGTCATTGCTATTAAAGATGCTATTTCTGTTATTGATCAAATTGCTTTTCAAACGAATATTTTATCCTTAAATGCAGCCGTAGAAGCCGCAACAGCAGGCGAAGCTGGAAAAGGTTTTGCAGTAGTTGCTCAAGAAGTAAGAAACTTGGCTTCACGAAGTGCAGAAGCTGCAAGTGAAATTAAAAACCTTGTTGAAAGTGCAAGTATAAAAGCTGATGCAGGTAAACGTATTGCAAATAAAATGATTGTGGGTTATGAAGATTTAAATAAAAATACAGATAAAACAATTGAATTAATTAATGAAATAAAAACAGCCTCAACAGAACAACAACATGGAATTGAACAAATTAATAATGCCGTAACACTCTTAGATAACCAAAGTCAGCAAAATGCTAATGTAGCCAGCCAAACAAAAGAAATTGCTATTAAAAGCCAAGAAGTAGCAAAAATGATTATAAACAGTGCGAATGAAAAAGAGTTTATTGGTAAAGAAGATTTAGCATAA
- a CDS encoding cation transporter, with the protein MNEKKILLIIVFNVIIIICEVVFGFISNSFALIADALHNTGDVLAVIITYIALKLGSKKFSYKFTFGYIRAEMMAAFVNTLFLYITMFVMIYVAIERFFNPLVIEPLYMITVGFIAFIANGISAYILNGMGVSSCSSHDHSDEATQAETHGHKHEHHHEDANIKSAYLHMLSDALISLGVVIAGIFIYFYEIYYIDSVLTIVFSVYILFHSYSLLKKSFLSLMDVNTTNIKEEDLDKLILCHENIEEYHDLHIIKPSSKYSFISFHLVLKNKELSLEEVEKINNKIRAKLKDLGFNHILIQSDTLSCKDNEKNCYLNT; encoded by the coding sequence ATGAACGAAAAAAAGATTTTATTAATTATTGTTTTTAATGTAATTATTATTATTTGTGAAGTGGTCTTTGGTTTTATCTCTAACTCTTTTGCTTTAATCGCTGATGCTTTGCATAATACAGGGGATGTTTTAGCTGTTATTATTACGTATATTGCTTTAAAACTAGGATCTAAGAAGTTTTCTTATAAATTTACTTTTGGTTATATACGAGCAGAAATGATGGCTGCTTTTGTAAATACCTTGTTTTTATATATCACTATGTTTGTAATGATATATGTAGCAATTGAGCGTTTTTTTAATCCTTTGGTAATAGAGCCTTTATATATGATTACTGTTGGCTTTATTGCTTTTATTGCTAATGGAATCTCTGCTTATATCTTAAATGGAATGGGTGTATCTTCTTGTTCTTCACATGATCATTCAGATGAAGCAACACAAGCAGAAACACATGGACATAAACATGAGCATCACCATGAAGATGCGAATATTAAATCAGCTTATTTGCATATGTTAAGTGATGCTTTAATCTCTTTAGGTGTTGTTATTGCTGGGATTTTTATTTATTTTTATGAGATTTATTATATTGATTCTGTTTTAACCATTGTTTTTTCTGTTTATATTCTTTTTCATTCTTATTCTTTATTGAAAAAAAGTTTTTTATCTTTAATGGATGTGAATACTACTAATATAAAAGAAGAAGATTTAGATAAGTTGATTTTATGCCATGAAAACATAGAAGAGTATCATGATTTGCATATAATAAAACCAAGCTCAAAATATTCTTTTATTTCTTTTCATTTGGTTTTAAAAAACAAAGAACTATCTCTGGAAGAAGTTGAAAAAATAAACAATAAAATTAGAGCCAAACTAAAAGATTTGGGTTTTAATCATATACTTATTCAAAGCGATACCTTAAGTTGTAAAGACAATGAAAAAAATTGTTATTTAAATACTTAG
- a CDS encoding carboxypeptidase M32, whose protein sequence is MSAYQKLVSKYERIHHLSHMASIVGWDQQAMMPSGSNEARAKAMAEFGVLLHDISTDRDIGLLLNDAQGENLSTLEKASLREMKRSYTLETTLPSDLQKAQSLAHSKCGHAWREQRINNDWKGFLPNLEEVIKLSREEANIRSEATGLSPYDSLMDLFEPGMRSETLDGIFSEVKTWLPSLIENIVEKQKSQNYIKPEGLYVIEAQKELGIKVMKHLGFDFNKGRIDISTHPFCGGVPEDVRMTTRYSEDDFIQSLMGTIHETGHASYEQALPKELLGLPIAHARSMGIHESQSLFFEMQMGRSSAFLKSIQPFIIEAFGNNKALELDNLCKIYSRVKPAYIRVDADEVTYASHVILRYEIERALMNNEAQASDIPDMWNEKMQASLGLSTKDNFKNGCMQDVHWTEGLIGYFPSYTLGAMYAAQEFASVKKIHPNINEEIAKGDFSQVQAWLRQNIWQKASSLETNDLIKEATGEVLNPKYFKKHLENRYLYNNQ, encoded by the coding sequence ATGAGTGCATATCAAAAATTAGTTTCTAAATATGAACGAATTCATCATTTATCCCATATGGCTTCTATTGTAGGCTGGGATCAACAAGCTATGATGCCAAGTGGCTCAAATGAAGCACGTGCTAAAGCTATGGCTGAGTTTGGAGTACTTTTGCATGATATTAGTACAGATAGGGACATTGGGCTTTTATTAAACGATGCACAAGGTGAAAACTTAAGTACTTTGGAAAAAGCATCTTTACGTGAAATGAAGCGAAGTTATACACTGGAAACAACGCTACCAAGTGATTTACAAAAAGCACAAAGTCTGGCCCATTCTAAATGTGGACATGCCTGGAGAGAACAAAGAATTAATAATGATTGGAAAGGTTTTTTACCTAACTTAGAAGAAGTTATTAAACTCTCACGTGAAGAAGCCAATATTAGGAGTGAAGCTACAGGTTTAAGTCCTTATGATTCTTTAATGGATTTATTTGAACCAGGAATGAGAAGTGAAACCTTAGATGGTATTTTTTCTGAAGTTAAAACGTGGTTACCAAGTTTGATTGAAAATATTGTCGAAAAACAAAAATCACAAAACTATATAAAACCCGAAGGACTTTATGTCATTGAAGCTCAAAAAGAGCTGGGTATTAAAGTTATGAAACACTTGGGCTTTGATTTTAATAAAGGAAGAATAGATATTTCAACTCATCCTTTTTGTGGGGGAGTTCCAGAAGATGTAAGAATGACTACAAGGTATAGTGAAGATGATTTTATTCAAAGTTTGATGGGGACTATTCATGAAACAGGACATGCTTCTTATGAACAAGCTTTACCAAAAGAACTCTTAGGCCTTCCCATCGCCCATGCAAGGTCAATGGGAATACATGAAAGCCAAAGTTTATTTTTTGAAATGCAAATGGGACGAAGCTCTGCTTTTTTAAAATCTATTCAGCCTTTTATTATAGAAGCTTTTGGAAATAACAAAGCCCTAGAGTTAGATAATTTATGTAAAATATATTCTCGCGTTAAACCTGCTTATATTAGAGTAGATGCAGATGAGGTTACTTATGCTTCTCATGTAATTCTTCGTTATGAAATTGAGAGAGCGTTGATGAATAATGAAGCGCAAGCAAGTGATATTCCTGATATGTGGAATGAAAAAATGCAAGCTTCTTTGGGATTAAGCACAAAAGATAATTTTAAAAATGGTTGTATGCAAGATGTTCATTGGACAGAAGGTTTAATTGGATACTTTCCTTCTTATACGCTAGGAGCTATGTATGCCGCACAAGAATTTGCAAGTGTTAAAAAAATACATCCTAATATCAATGAAGAAATAGCAAAAGGGGATTTTTCACAAGTACAGGCTTGGTTAAGACAAAACATTTGGCAAAAAGCAAGTTCTTTAGAAACAAATGATTTAATCAAAGAAGCAACAGGGGAAGTGTTAAATCCAAAATATTTTAAAAAACACTTAGAAAACAGATATTTATATAACAATCAATAA